A stretch of DNA from Microlunatus sp. Gsoil 973:
TCCGGAGGCGGTCCGGATCACCGACGCCGACACCGACCATCAACTGGTGGAGTTCACCAACGACGGCGCAGCGGTGGCGGTGATCGCCGCCGTACACCCCGATCGTGATCTCGACCGGCGGACGAACCTGCTGATCGTCGATGTCGCGAGGTCAGCGGACCCGGTCGACCTGACCGGCGCTCATGGCCGGTACGCGATCAGCTCGGCCGCTGTCGCACCGGACGGCACGATCTTCTTCGAGGCCGGTGACCTCGGTCCGGACGGTCTGGACTTCGTGGGGCGCAGCCACGCGCTCTACCAGGATGCGCCCGGACGGGCGCCGGATCGCGGTCATCCGGCCCGTGTGCGCAGGACATCACGACCTGGGCTTCGGGTGCCCTACATCGTTCCGCTCAACCACGTGGTGCTTGTCGCCGCAACGGGTCGGGCGAGATCGGATTGCCCGGGGACGATCTGGCGTCCGCGCTCCGCCGCGAGTTCGCCGATGCCGAGATCACCGTCGCGGACGGCGTCCCGATCATGGAACCCGACGCATCCGGCATCGACGAGGCGGTCGCCCTTGCCGCCGACAGTGATCTTGTGGTGCTGGCCATCGGTGACCGGGCGGGCATGTTCGGCAAGGGCACCTCCGGCGAGGGTTGCGACTCGGTCGATCTGCGGTTGCCCGGACTGCAGCACCAGCTGGCAGCCGCCGTGCTGGACAGCGGCACGCCGGTCGTCCTGGTGATCATCTCCGGTCGGCCGTACGCCCTCGGCGGCCTGGCCGAGCGGAGCGCGGCGGTCATCCAGTCGTTCATGCCCGGCATCGAGGGCGGCGCGGCGGTGGCGGGTGTGCTGTCCGGTCGGATCAATCCGTCCGGGCGGTTGCCGATCGGGATCCCGGATCATCCAGGTGGACAACCGGGCACCTATCTGGCGCCGCCGCTGGCCTGGTACAGCGACGGGGTCTCCAATCTCGACCCGCGGCCGTTGTTCTGCTTCGGGCACGGCATCGGGTACACCGATTTCGCGCTGGATGATCTTCGACTGAGCGCGGCGGAGATCGCCCCCGACGGCACCGTCGAGGTTTCGGCAACCGTGATCAACACCGGGAGTCGGCAGGGGACCGAGGTCGTCCAGTTGTACGCCGGTGACCCGGTCGCCCGGGTCGCCCGGCCGCTGAAGCAGCTGATCGGCTTCGCCCGGGTCGCCCTCGAGCCGGGGGAGCGCCGTCGGGTCACGTTCAGCGTCCACGCCGATCGGTTCAGCTACCTCGGGCCGGACTACCGCCGGATCGTCGAGCCGGGAGAGATCGAGCTGTCGGTCGGGCGGTCGAGTGAGGACCGGCCGCTGCAGGCCGGCGTCGTGATCACCGGAGGCGTACGCGTGGTGGGCGAGGGCCGGGTGCTCGACACCCCGGTCACTGTCGAGCCGGCCTGAGCATTTGCCAGACTGTCCGGGTGGACTCCGCCGGTCGGATGCCGACCAGGAGGCCGGTCTGCGCCCTCGGTTTGTGGAAGGCTAGGTTACTGGTGAGTAATATGGGCTCGAATCGTGGGAGGAAGCGAGGGACATGAAGATCGTCACGCTGGTCAAGTACGTACCCGACGCGACTGGTGATCGCGGCTTCGCCGACGACGGCACGGTCGATCGGGAGCGCGAGGACGGTCTGCTCTCCGAACTGGACGAGTACGCGGTCGAGCAGGCGCTGCAGATCGCAGACGACTCCGACGAGGAGGTCGAGGTGATCGCGGTGACCCTCGGTCCCGACGACGCCGCCGATGCGATCAAGCGCGCCCTGCAGATGGGCGCGAGCGGCGGCGTACACATCAACGACGACTCGGTGCACGGCTCCGATGCTCCGGCCACCAGCGCGATCCTTGCCGCCGCCGTCCGCAAACTGGCGCCGGACCTGGTGATCGCCGGCATGGCCTCGACCGACGGCACCATGGGTGTGCTGCCGGCGATGATCAGCGAGCGCCTCGGCTGGCCGGCCGCAACGCTGGGCGCCACCTTGTCGGTCGACGCGGGCACTGCGACCATCCGTCGCGACGGCGACATCGCCAGCCAGACCGTGGAAGTCAGCCTGCCGGCGATCGTCAGCGTCACCGACCAGTCCGGTGAGGCCCGTTATCCGTCGATGAAGGGAATCCTGGCTGCCAAGAAGAAGCCGGTCGACGAGTGGCAGCTGGATGATCTTGATCTTGACGCCGAGTCGGCGGCGACGGTCGGCCTGGACAACGCCTGGTCCACCGTCCTGGACACGTCTCCGCGGCCGCCCAAGGAGGCCGGCCGGCAGATCACCGACGAGGACGGTTCGGGTGCGGCAGCGCTGGCCGACTTCCTGGTCTCCGGCAAGTACATCTGACGAGCACAACTGATTCGGACGGCTGACACCCGTCGGGACGGCTAGGGAAGGAATACTGATATGGCGCAGGTACTGGTTGTGGTCGACGCGGTCGAGGGCACGATCGCCAAGCCGGCCCTCGAACTGCTCACCCTGGCCCGTCGGATCGGTGATCCGGTTGCGTTGCTGCTCGGTTCCGGCGACACCGACCGGCTGGCCGAATACGGCGCGGGCCGCGTGCTGACCGCCGACGATCCGGCGTTCTCGGAATTCCTCGTTGCCCCGAAGGCCGATGCCGTCGCGGCCGCGGTGGAACAGGTCCGGCCGTCCGCGGTGTTCTTCACCTCCACCCCGGAGGGCAAGGAGATTGCCGCCCGGGTGGCCGTCCGGATGGCGTCCGGTCTGATCACCGATGCGGTCGACGTCCAGCCGGGCGACGCCGCCCCGCTGGTCACCCAGTCGGTCTTCGCCGGCAACTGGACGGTGCGGTCGAGTGTCACCCACGGCATCCCGGTGATCGCTGTCAAGGCCAACGCCACCAACCCGGAGCCGGCGCGGGTCGAGGCGGCGGTGGAGGCTCTGGCGTTCACTGTCGCCGAGGCGTCCAAGGGCGCCCGGGTGGTCAAGACCGAGCCGAAGGCGGCCAGCGGCCGCCCGGAGCTGACCGAGGCGGCCATCGTCGTCTCCGGCGGCCGGGGAACCGGAGGCAACTTCGGTCCGGTCGAGGAGTTGGCCGATGTGCTCGGCGCCGCCGTCGGCGCCTCGCGCGCCGCGGTCGACTCCGGCTGGTATCCGCACGCCTATCAGGTCGGGCAGACCGGCAAGACCGTCTCACCCCAGCTCTACATCGCAGCGGGCATCTCCGGAGCCATCCAGCACCGGGCCGGGATGCAGACATCGAAGGCCATCGTCGCGGTGAACAAGGATCCGGAGGCGCCGATCTTCGCCCTTGCCGATCTCGGCGTCGTCGGTGATCTGCACACCGTTCTGCCGGCTGTCACCCAGGCCGTCAAGCAGCACCGGGGCTGATCACGTCCCGCAGCTATCTTGATCACGCCGCCACGACGCCGTTACGCGCCGAGGCGATCGCCGCGATCACCCGGGAGCTGACCCGGGTCGGCAATCCGTCGTCGCTGCACACCTCCGGACGGGAGGCCCGTCGGGTCGTCGAGGAATCACGGGAGACGATCGCCGCCTGCCTGGGCGCGGACCCCGCCGAGGTGATCTTCACCAGCGGCGCGACGGAGGCGGACAACCTGGTGATCAAGGGCACCTTCCGGGCCCGGCCGCGAGCGAACACCATGATCACCTCGGCCGTCGAGCACCACGCGGTGCTGGAATCGGTCGAATCGTTGTCCGGCGAGGGCGCCGAACTGGTGGTGATCGGGGTCGATCGCCACGGGCACCTCGACCTTGATCGACTGCGCGCGACGCTGACCGATCATGCGGAACGGACCGCCCTGGTGTCGATCATGTACGCCAACAACGAGACCGGCGTGCTGGCACCGATCGTCGACGTGGTCGACGCCGCCCGCCGGTTCGGTGTACCGGTCCATTCCGACGCCGTGCAGGCGGTCGGGCAGCTGAGGATCGACTTCGCCGGATCCGGCCTGGCGGCGCTTTCGCTGTCGGCGCACAAGTTCGGCGGCCCGGTCGGCACCGGAGCACTGCTGGCCCGCCGTGACCTGGCACTGTCACCGGTCCACCACGGTGGCGGACAGGAACGCGACGTCCGGTCCGGCACTCTCGACGTCGCCGGGATAGCCGGCATGGCGGCGGCGCTCCGGGCGAGCCTGGACGATCTGACTGCTGAGGCGAGCCGGATCCGTACGCTGCGGGACCGGTTGATCAGGACGGTGTTGGCCGACGTGCCCGACACCGAACTGAACGGCGTGGCCGAGGCGGACGGGTCGCTGCCCGGTATCGCCAACATCTCCTTCGCCGGCTGCGAGGCCGACAACCTGCTGATGCTGCTGGACCAGAGCGGCATCGACACCTCGACCGGGTCGGCGTGCACGGCCGGCGTCTCCGAACCGAGCCACGTCCTGGACGCCATGGGCCGGACGACTCGCGAAGCCCGGTCCTCGCTGCGATTCTCCCTGGGACACACCAGCACCGACGGCGATGTCGACCGGCTGCTGGCCGTGCTGCCCGGGGCGGTCGAGTTGGCCCGCCAGGCCGGCTGAGGCGACAATGGACCGGTAGGCGGGGCAACAGGAGGTCAGGGTGAAGGTGCTGGCGGCAATGTCCGGCGGGGTGGATTCGGCGGTCGCCGCTGCCCGCGCGGTCGACGCCGGTCACGATGTCACCGGTGTGCACCTGGCGCTGTCGAAGAATCCGCTGTCGTTCCGGTCCGGGGCGCGGGGTTGCTGCTCCAAGGAGGATGCCCACGACGCGCGGCGGGCCGCCGACGTCCTGGGCATTCCCTTCTACGTCTGGGACCTGTCGGACCGGTTCGCCGAGGACGTGGTCGACGACTTCGTCGCCGAGTACGCGGCCGGGCGCACACCGAATCCCTGTGTCCGCTGCAACGAGAAGATCAAGTTCGCCGCCGTCCTCGAGCGTGGTGTCGCGCTCGGTTTCGACGCTGTGTGTACCGGTCACTACGCCCGGTTGCTCCGCGATGATCACGGCGTGCAACTGCACCGTGCGGTCGACGAAGGCAAGGACCAGTCCTATGTCCTCGGCGTGCTCACCCAGGAGCAGCTGCTGCGTTCGTACTTCCCGCTCGGCGGATCGCTGAAGAGCGAGGTCCGCGCCGAGGCCGAGCAGCGCGGGCTGGCGGTGGCCGACAAGCCGGACAGCCACGACATCTGCTTCATCGCCGACGGCGACACGGCCGGCTTCCTGGACAAGCATCTCGGCAGCCGGCCCGGCGCGATCGTCGATCCGGACGGTCGGCAGCTCGGCGAACATGACGGCAGCCACCACTTCACCATCGGACAGCGCAAGGGGCTGCGGATCGGGACACCGGCCGACGACGGCAAGCCGCGCTACGTGCTGGACATCTCGCCGGTGAGCAACACGGTCACCGTCGGGCCGCGAAACGCCCTGGACGTACGGGCCATCGAGGCCATCCGTCCGACCTGGACCGGTGACGTACGCGAGGGGTCCTGGGATGCGGCGGTGCAGGTCCGCGCGCACGGATCGACCGTGCCGGCCACGGTCACCACCGTCACCACTGGCGGCGCCACCGGCCCGTCGGTCGGCGATGCCCCACTCGGGGTGCGGCTGCACGATCGTTTGACCGGTGTGGCGCCCGGGCAGACCGTGGTCTACTACGACGGCACGCGGGTCGTCGGCAGCGCGACGATCTCGGCTGCCCACGCCTGATCCGATGGCAGACGACTTCGCACCGATCCGCAGCACCGGCATCGGCTCCTGGCCGGGCAGCGACCTGGTCGACGCGCTCAAGATCAGCTTCGACGAATCGCCGGATCTGCCCTTCCTGCCGGAGCTGCCTGACCGCGGCGTCGGGTCACGGATGGTCGGCCGCGGGATCGCCGTTCTGTCCGGTCTCGCCGCCGACCTGCAACCGGCCGGCTGGCGACTGACCGACGCACCCGGTCGTGATCAACTCCGCGCCCGCGCCCGGCTGCGGGACGACTGCGACCAACTCGAGGAGGTCGCCCAGGACTACACCGGCCCCTTCAAGATCGCGATCGTCGGTCCGTGGACCCTGGCGGCCTCGGTGGAGCGGCCGCGGGGTGACCGTCTGCTGGCCGACCACGGCGCGCGACGTGATCTTGTCCAGTCGCTGGGCGAGGGGATCGCGGACCTGATCGGGGACCTGCGGCGCCGCTTGCCGCGGCTCGATCTCGTTCTCCAGGTCGACGAGCCGGCGCTGCCCGCTGTGCTGGCCGGCGAGATACCGACGGCGAGCGGGTTCTCCCATCACCGCAAGATCGACATCCCCGAGGTGAGCGACGGGCTGACGGTCATCGTCGCATCCGCAACGGCCGCATTTCAGTCGGCTGCACTTCAGTCGGCAGCGCTGGAGTCGGCCGCGGATGCCGCGACACGCCGCCCGGATGAGGGATTTTCTGACCCCTCGCCGGAGGGGGCGCGGGTCTGGCTGCACAGCTGTGCGCAGAACGTGCCGGTCGCGCTGGTCGCGAAGGCAGGATTCGGCGGGCTGCTGCTTGACCTTGATCAACTGACCACGGCGGACTGGGACGCGGTGGGGCAGGCGATGACCGACGGGCTGTGGCTGGGCGCCGGTGCGCTGCCGACCAGCGGACCGGTCGACGGGCGCTGGTCGCCCGACACCGTCGCCCAGCGGGTGCTCCGGGCGGTGCGCACCCTCGGCCTGGAACCAGACGTCGCCGGCCGCATGGTCATCACCCCGGCCTGCGGCCTGGCCCGTTTCGACCAGGGCTCGGCTGTCCGCGCGCTGCGCGCCGTCCGCAAGGCCGCCGACATCGTCACCGACCAACTCGCCCACTGACCGCGAGGGGTCAGATAATCCCTGATCTGTGCGGCGTGTCGCCGACTCGGGCCGGGCTGAACTGGGTCGTCCCGGTGTCGATCTCCACCGCGTCCAGCCGGACCCGGATGAACTGACCCGGCTCGCCGGCGCCGGACAACGTCGCCGAGACCGGCGGGTCGGCCAGCTGGATCCTGGCCCGGTTGTCGTCCCGGGACAGTACGACCGCGTCGAACACCTCTCCGACCCGATCCGCGAGCAGGGCCGCCTCGACCCGGTCCATCGCCCCGGAATCCAGCCGCGCGGCGAGTTGATCACTGGCGGCCATGATCCTGGGCAGTTCCGGCAACGCCTTGCGTACCCAATCCGGCACCGGACGTCCGGAGGACGCGGACGCGCAGACCACAAGGACGAACCGATCGACCAGCCGCCGCAGCGGTGCGGTGACGTGGGCGTACGGCGCGGCGATCGCAGCCTGTATCGCCTGCTCGGGTGGTGTCCCATCGAAGGCCTGGTACCCGGCCCCCCGGAACAGCGAGGTGGCCGCCTGCAGGACGGCCAGGGCGTGCGGGTCGGACCGGTCGAGTCCGCGCAGATAGTCGCCGTAGGAGACGCCCGACTTCCAGTGCAGGCCGAGCAGTCTGGCCCGGTGCCGGAATTCGTCGACCGCCGCCTGTTCGGCCGGCGGCATGGTCCGCAGGATGCCGATCCCGACGTCCATCATGATCGTTGCGGCCGCGATCCCGGTCATCAACGACAGTTGGGCGTTGGCGAGCTCCACCGGCGACGGGGCACGGCGCTCGATCGCGTAACCGCGTTCGGTCAGCACGACCTCGGCATCCGGCAGGTCAAGGCTGGCGCCGCCGCGAACCGCCTCCAGGGCGGTACGCCCCTCGCCGAACGGCAGCAACAGAGCCAGAGACTCCGGTGCGGTGCCGTCGTCGACAGCCCGTTGGGCTTCGGCATAGCTCCACTTCCTGCGGGAGCGGACCACCGCCCGGGCCAGGTCGACCGATCCGATCTCGAACCGGTGATCGAGCCGGAACCGCCAGACGAACGCCTGCCGGTCCTGACCCGGGAGCAGCGACGCGGCGCCCTCGGACAACACCTCGGGGTGCAGCGGTGCCCGGCCGTCCGGCGCGTACAGCGTCTGCCCGCGGCGGCGCGCCTCATGATCGACGAAGCCGCCCGGAGCAACGAACCAGGGCACGTCGGCGATCGC
This window harbors:
- a CDS encoding glycoside hydrolase family 3 C-terminal domain-containing protein, with protein sequence MEPDASGIDEAVALAADSDLVVLAIGDRAGMFGKGTSGEGCDSVDLRLPGLQHQLAAAVLDSGTPVVLVIISGRPYALGGLAERSAAVIQSFMPGIEGGAAVAGVLSGRINPSGRLPIGIPDHPGGQPGTYLAPPLAWYSDGVSNLDPRPLFCFGHGIGYTDFALDDLRLSAAEIAPDGTVEVSATVINTGSRQGTEVVQLYAGDPVARVARPLKQLIGFARVALEPGERRRVTFSVHADRFSYLGPDYRRIVEPGEIELSVGRSSEDRPLQAGVVITGGVRVVGEGRVLDTPVTVEPA
- a CDS encoding electron transfer flavoprotein subunit beta/FixA family protein; amino-acid sequence: MKIVTLVKYVPDATGDRGFADDGTVDREREDGLLSELDEYAVEQALQIADDSDEEVEVIAVTLGPDDAADAIKRALQMGASGGVHINDDSVHGSDAPATSAILAAAVRKLAPDLVIAGMASTDGTMGVLPAMISERLGWPAATLGATLSVDAGTATIRRDGDIASQTVEVSLPAIVSVTDQSGEARYPSMKGILAAKKKPVDEWQLDDLDLDAESAATVGLDNAWSTVLDTSPRPPKEAGRQITDEDGSGAAALADFLVSGKYI
- a CDS encoding electron transfer flavoprotein subunit alpha/FixB family protein; this encodes MAQVLVVVDAVEGTIAKPALELLTLARRIGDPVALLLGSGDTDRLAEYGAGRVLTADDPAFSEFLVAPKADAVAAAVEQVRPSAVFFTSTPEGKEIAARVAVRMASGLITDAVDVQPGDAAPLVTQSVFAGNWTVRSSVTHGIPVIAVKANATNPEPARVEAAVEALAFTVAEASKGARVVKTEPKAASGRPELTEAAIVVSGGRGTGGNFGPVEELADVLGAAVGASRAAVDSGWYPHAYQVGQTGKTVSPQLYIAAGISGAIQHRAGMQTSKAIVAVNKDPEAPIFALADLGVVGDLHTVLPAVTQAVKQHRG
- a CDS encoding cysteine desulfurase family protein, with protein sequence MTRELTRVGNPSSLHTSGREARRVVEESRETIAACLGADPAEVIFTSGATEADNLVIKGTFRARPRANTMITSAVEHHAVLESVESLSGEGAELVVIGVDRHGHLDLDRLRATLTDHAERTALVSIMYANNETGVLAPIVDVVDAARRFGVPVHSDAVQAVGQLRIDFAGSGLAALSLSAHKFGGPVGTGALLARRDLALSPVHHGGGQERDVRSGTLDVAGIAGMAAALRASLDDLTAEASRIRTLRDRLIRTVLADVPDTELNGVAEADGSLPGIANISFAGCEADNLLMLLDQSGIDTSTGSACTAGVSEPSHVLDAMGRTTREARSSLRFSLGHTSTDGDVDRLLAVLPGAVELARQAG
- the mnmA gene encoding tRNA 2-thiouridine(34) synthase MnmA; protein product: MKVLAAMSGGVDSAVAAARAVDAGHDVTGVHLALSKNPLSFRSGARGCCSKEDAHDARRAADVLGIPFYVWDLSDRFAEDVVDDFVAEYAAGRTPNPCVRCNEKIKFAAVLERGVALGFDAVCTGHYARLLRDDHGVQLHRAVDEGKDQSYVLGVLTQEQLLRSYFPLGGSLKSEVRAEAEQRGLAVADKPDSHDICFIADGDTAGFLDKHLGSRPGAIVDPDGRQLGEHDGSHHFTIGQRKGLRIGTPADDGKPRYVLDISPVSNTVTVGPRNALDVRAIEAIRPTWTGDVREGSWDAAVQVRAHGSTVPATVTTVTTGGATGPSVGDAPLGVRLHDRLTGVAPGQTVVYYDGTRVVGSATISAAHA
- a CDS encoding RNB domain-containing ribonuclease encodes the protein MPRRCPRLAGSAAQSELSRALAALRAELSVPDGFPDDVLAEADAAANSGHDPSVLDLRAIEFHTIDPPGSTDLDQALHLTRDRNAYRVDYAIADVPWFVAPGGFVDHEARRRGQTLYAPDGRAPLHPEVLSEGAASLLPGQDRQAFVWRFRLDHRFEIGSVDLARAVVRSRRKWSYAEAQRAVDDGTAPESLALLLPFGEGRTALEAVRGGASLDLPDAEVVLTERGYAIERRAPSPVELANAQLSLMTGIAAATIMMDVGIGILRTMPPAEQAAVDEFRHRARLLGLHWKSGVSYGDYLRGLDRSDPHALAVLQAATSLFRGAGYQAFDGTPPEQAIQAAIAAPYAHVTAPLRRLVDRFVLVVCASASSGRPVPDWVRKALPELPRIMAASDQLAARLDSGAMDRVEAALLADRVGEVFDAVVLSRDDNRARIQLADPPVSATLSGAGEPGQFIRVRLDAVEIDTGTTQFSPARVGDTPHRSGII